A region of the Ranitomeya variabilis isolate aRanVar5 chromosome 5, aRanVar5.hap1, whole genome shotgun sequence genome:
TGTTTTCTCTCATTGACCCCATGAATTATTCATCATTTCAAGTGTCTAAACTCACAGGAGAGGTGAGAACTGTAAgaggattgcaggagaccgagaacATGGAGCAACAACTTGTCATTTATGTAAGTGATCAGGGGACTCCTCCATTATCCACCACAGTGACTGTACTTGTCAGTATAGTGGATGAGGTTATAGTGGAAAGACCAAAATCTGGAGACTTCCTGACCAATTCCAAACCCCCATCAGATATGACTCTGTATCTAATCATCTCCCTAGTGGCCATCAGCTTAGTGTCGCTTGTCACCTTCATGATATTATTGGTGAAATGTCTGAGGAAGGACAGTTATGATTACAGCAGTAGTTGCTGTTTTCTTGATGGATCCCAATCCAAATCCTACACAGATCAGTATCAGCCGGCTCTGTACCTGAACACAGACGGGACCTTAAAATACATGGAGGTCAGGATGGTTCCTCCAGGATGCCAGGGGCAGAGTTACCAAACTAATTTACCTCCATCCCGGGAACATCAAGATTTCCATATTGTGCAGCCTCTAAATTATCCTCAATTAAAGGATGTATATCAAGAAGtttcttctgaagggaatttatcaAATGATGCAAAATATGTAAGTCTATAATTTCTATTATAATGCCATGTTTCATAGTATATGTGACAAATCTGAAATGTAAGTTAACATTTAGAAAATCTAGAATATGTAATCTTTCTTGTTATTGTACTAATTATATCAGATTTTTCTCTTCAATATTATTCAGATAATCAAATTGAAAGAGCTTAATAAGTAACACTTTGCTCTTGAGCCATTGCAGTTAAGGCtgataatattttttatattattttctgtaatttgtatgtattaTCAAATAATGCATAgcataaatattattttttaaatattagacCAGTAATTGAGATTGAAGGACAAAATTAACTTTCTTCATTGGCAGATGGCACTGGTGTCTGTTTCAAAAATGGGTTATAGACTGAATCTATTTTCTTTATTTCAATTTCATGATATTTATTGTACCTTGATACCAAGAAACAGCACCTTTTCAGTGTGTTACATACGTGTATAAAAATATTCAAATATTCCCAGATGCAATATTATAATATTCTTACATTCTAGGCATGATAAAGAAGCCCAAAATATACAGAAATATgggttcttttaaccccttcacgacatgccctgtactagtactgcgcatgtcgtgtctccccctttgagttggctccggcgctgagcccacctcaaagccgggacatgtcagctgttttgtacagatcacatgtgcgcgcaatagcggcaggtggaatagcaatccacctgcagctattaactagttaaatgccgctgtcaaacgctgacagaggcatttaactatcgcttccggctatcgggccggaaatgcgcgcatcgccgaccccgtcatgtgatcggggctcAGCGATTCGTCGGCATGACaatctgaggtctccttgagacctctatggttgttgatgctggcttgctgtgagctccaccctgtggtcggcgcacatagcaagtctgtaattcagctgcataggagcgaactgatgattgctcctatgtagcagagccgatcaagttgtgccagcttctagcctcccattgcgCCTATTGAGGCATGTCaaaagttaaattaaaaaaaaaaaaaatgaaaaaaaaaatataaaaatctaaatcacccccctttcgcccgattcaaaataaaccaatacaaaaatcaaacatacacatacttggtatcgccgcattgagaatcgcccaatctatcaataaaaaaaggaataacctgatccctaaacggcgtagcgagaaaaaaattcaaaacgtcagaattacatttttttgttcgCCATGAGATTGTATTAACatgcaataataggcgatcaaaaaaatgtatctgcaccaatatggtatcattaaaaatatcagctcagcacgcaaaaaatgagccctcacccgaccccagatcatgaaaaatggagacgcttcaggtatcggaaaatggaacaatttttttttttttttagcaaagattggaattttttttcaccacttagataaaaaataacctagacatgtttggtgtctatgaactcgtaatgatgtgTAGAATCAcagtggcagctcagttttagcatttagtgaacctagcaaaaaagccaaacaaaaaacaagtgtgggattgcactttttttgcgatttcaccacacttggaatttttttaccattttctagtacacaaaatggtaaaagcaatggtgtacttcaaaagtacaactcgtcccgcaagaaataagcccacacatggccatattgacaaaaaataaaaaaattatgtctctgggaaggaggggagtgaaaaacgaaaaaaaacacaaaaacgaaaaagggctgtgtCTTGAAGGGGTTCAAGTTTGTGCCTTAATTAGTCtaaattttttttaccatattacACATATTAGATATGTAATAATGCAGATTTGTGAAAATTGCTAAAAGAAAGTTTAATATCTATAGTAACCAATCGCGTAGCAGatttcattttaccagagctgcTTAATATAATAAAAAGCTCCTCTATAGCTGGTTGATAAGGGCAaccattttttttcagttttgatataTGAGGCTCACAGAGTCTGATTCATGAAAGCTTTTTTCTAGAATTCCGGCTTAAAAAGCTTTGAAAGGTTGCACAATTTTTGCACATTGGAAGTTCAAATGAAAAATGTGTAAATTCTGGCATTTTCAAACCATTTTCAGCCAGCTCCAATGGAGTAGATATAGTTGGGACGGGATGAGGGGCCTTACGGGGATCTAACAGGGCATGCTGACTCCCGCTCGTCGTCAAAATTTATAATTAGCAAGGGTAATTACTACTCCATTCTACTGTGGAGAGGTGCATTCGGAGGCACACACAAGTTTGCACCTTGATTTTTTCATTAAGATGAGGTGTGTACTTCTTAACAAATAAGGAGCCTCACATTCCACCCCACCCACTCAAGACTAGGACTGAGATATTGGAGAACTATCatttggataggtcatcagtatgagATTATTGGGATCCATTACCTCACACCCCATTGGTAAATTGATACTTGATGCCACATACAGCCAAATAACTCCCCTCTGGCGACTGTATTGTGGTTGATCTTAAAGTGAATGGAAGCTTAGCTGTATCTGTCGAGAACATCTTCTGCCACACTACAGGTAGATGTAGAGTTTTGGCTCCATTGACTGTATACTCATAGTGGGCACGATACAGGTACCAGATCTACATGTTAATATAGGCTATTCATTAAGTAAACTAAGTAATAATATTACAGTATTTCATAAGGAAAGTACGATAAATTATATAACCTCCTTTTATCATAAGACGAGTAGCAAATATCTGCTATTTGAATATATAACAATTTACTCATCAATGATAAAAACACGAAATGGTCTCTGCAGAATAcccttttctttattttatttgtttcCTGTACTGGGATACATTCAAAGCTTCTTGATTAATCTGATTGCAAACTATATATAGAAAAATAAGACGACTAATAGAGTGAACATAATGTGGATTATACATTGACCACATACAATAATCGTTCTTCTATAGTTCTACCATATTAGTTTTAAGATGACTTCCTGTATATATAAGGTTTCCTTCGACCAAGTGTTGATTGGAAACCCTAAACACCAGTGATAGATGTGATGTGGTGACTATTACAACCCTCACACTATCTTTACTGCTCCCTTGGAGGCCATTGGCAGCAAGCAGTGCTATGGTGGGGACGACTTGCAAGGAAGTAGTGGAGACCATCATAGTTCACAACATAAGTCATTTACTGAAATGGTTGAATATTAAAAGATATAACAGGTAATAAGCATTTAGCTTGATGGTTCTCATACATGATATTCACTGGAACTTCTGATAGAAGGTTGCACGTGGCTGTAATTTACATGCCTTCTCCAACACAATTTCACAATTATACAGATCCATCACACCTGAATCCTTCTTCAGCAGTCTTTACAGATGCTCCTATGAGGCAAAAATTCAAACTTTCTCTCTAAATCTTCCACAATGGGGTGACACTTTGCAGTCCACCGCTGTTCAGAGCTAACCAAAGTAATCTCAGGACTATAAGTAACTCTGTTCCACCGTTGTTTGAATTACATTCCCGTTTTGGCCTTTCCTTGGCTTCCCACAAAGCTGTACTTCTAGGATCATTGTTTATGCCACTTTACCAACTCCTTGTTCTTATACTCATAGGATTTGTTATCTGTCTGATTGATGTTCACTGTATTTTAACTGCAGGCACTCTGATGATCTAGGCCGCTACATCCTCTTATGTATCTGAAGTCACTCCCTGAACTTACACACAAACTGCTATTCTTATCCTCACCTAAAcacatttattaaagggaacctgtcacccccaaaattgaaggtgagctaagcccattagcatcaggggcttatctacagcattctgtaatgctatagataagcctccgatgtatcctgagatgagaaaaagaagttagattatactcacccaggggcggtcccggtccggttgtggtctgatgggcgtcgcggtccggtccggggcctcccatcttcttacgatgacgtcttcttcttgtattCACTCTGTGGCTCCGgaccgggaccgtccctgggtgagtataatctaacctctttttctcatctcaggatacatcggaggcttatctatagcattacagaatgctgtagataagcccctgatgctggtgggcttagctcaccttcgatttttgtggtgacaggttccttttaaaaataaattattataatATATTACAGAAGTCACATAATTTCCAGGGAATGCTGATCATACTTCCACTCTCTTCCACTCTACTTCCACTctatacagtatgtaaaagataCCTTATGTGTTATTGGGTCATATTATGATTTTCAGAGGTAGACAATGGCACAAAGGTTCACAGGGATGTAAAAAAGTTATTATATGTTTTTAAATATTGGAATGGTGCGCTGCTCCATCTGCACATAAAAAGTGTGTGGGAATTTTAGTCTCTGCTATAGGCACCTTTGCATTttattgctcttttaatgttttcaATAATTTTTCCACCATTCTTATCCTGATTTGTCCTTTCATGCAATTGTACTAAATAGGCTATACATATACTAATATTGTATATAATCAGTTTTATTTCTCAGTGCTTAAATATCAGTATTTTACAGAATAATATATAATACTTAAAAACTAACAGTTTGTTTAAAATATAATATGTAAAGACCATGCTCGTTGTAAATATATAAGATGTTTAATTACAAAGCCTGTGTGCTTGCATAATCTCAGATGTCTCTTGATATGTATGTAATATCAGACATCTCTATATTCATATTAATTTCATTTAAATCTAATTTACACAAGAATAAGCAGATTTTTGTAAATAAAGACCAGGGAAGAGTATTCAGTGTTTCCAATTCTTTCTCTGTTCTGCTTATTTTCTGTATTTCTAATCATTGACCACTAGAGGGTAGACTTGTCATCCAGTAGATTTCTCAGTCTATACCAGAGAATGTGCTCATGTCAGCTCTGCGCTCTCCTCCCCCTGGCTCAGTGATTCACCCTCCCATCGTCTCTCACACAAAGAAGAGCTGCCGCTCTGATGAGAGCCGTGTGGATCTTTGTTTTCTTCAGATGGATTATCTCTTTGGGAATATGGACAGATAAATTCATCACCCTCATGCAGATTGGATTACACAGGATCTACATGACATCAAATATCAAGACAATCATTTAAGATATGGACATCAAAGGCTTTTGTCAGTGCTGGAAATGGCAAGTAGTCTGCTCCTTTCTCCTGTGTAGCTGGGGCTGGGTCTCTGGGCAGCTTCGTTATTCTATTGTTGAGGAGTCTGAGCCGGGGACATTGGTAGGAAATGTAGCTCAGGATCTGGGGATAAAACGTGCAGAGCTCTCTCAGCGCAGGATACATCTGAGATCTGAGAAATACCAAAGATATTTCAGTGTAAATCAGGCAAATGGAGGGCTGGTTGTGAAGGACAGGATTGATAGGGAGAGCCTGTGTGGATCTAGTCCCAGCTGTTTACTGCAGATAGAGGTTGTGGCTGAGAATCCTGTGGAGCTATTTACTCTTGAAATAGAGATTCTGGATATTAATGATAATTCACCCACATTCTCATCTATTGATCGCATTGTTAAGATCACAGAATTATTAGCATCTCCTGGTGCTCGGTTTCCATTAGAGATTGTAAAGGATTTAGATGTCGGTGTGAATGGTGTCAGTCAGTATACACTGAATACAAAtccttatttctcattgtctgtgAAGAATCGTAAGGATGGAACGCTCATCCCTCAGCTGATACTAGAAAAGGTTTTAGACAGAGAAGAAAAACAAGAACATCACCTCATTCTCACAGCTATTGATGGAGGAGAACCGGCCAGATCAGGGACCTGCAGAATAACAATCGTTGTATTAGATATTAATGATAATCCTCCAGTCTTTAATCAGTCAGTTTATAAATTCAGCATTAGAGAAAATCTGCCTCTGAATACTGTGATATTAGCATTGAATGCAACAGATCAGGATAATGAAGCAAATGGAGAAATTCAGTTTTCATTTGATGATCATACATCTGAATCTgctagaaaaatattttttctaaatgAGCAAAATGGGGAGATTTCTATCAATGGACTTGTGGATTTTGAAGAATCTAATTTTTATGAATTATCTATTAAGGCAGAAGACAAAGGATTTCCTAAACTAGAGGGGGACTGCATAGTTCATGTGGAAGTGGAAGATGTAAATGATAATCCACCAGAAATTACATTTTCCACAGTGAGTAATATTATTCCAGAAAATGCTCCTACAGGATCAGTTGTAGGATTTATTAATGTCAATGATAAGGATTCAGGAAAGAATGGAGAAATAAAACTGAGTTTATCACAAAATGTGCCTTTTAAAATCAGATCTAACCAGAATCGCTATGCATTGGTCACAGATGGGAATCTAGATAGAGAGGAAACCCCCCAATACACTATAGAGCTGACAGCCTCTGATTTAGGATCTCCTCCTCTGTACAGTAAAACAAGCGCCACCCTCGGGGTATCAGATATTAATGATAATGCTCCAGTGTTCACACAGTCTACGTATAATGCTTTCATTAAGGAGAACAGTGACCCCGGGACTCTTCTATGTACAGTATCTGCTACTGACCTAGATGAGGGGGTTAATTCTGATCTGGTTTACTCCATAGTTGAGAGTCAGATTGACGGCTCCTCTGTCTCCTCCTTTGTGTACATTCATTCTAATGATGGGAATATATATGCTCAGCGATCCTTTGACTATGAGCAGATCCAGGTATTACAAATCACCATAAAGGTAGAAGACTCAGGATCtccacagttgtcttccactgtctTCGTCTTTATCTTCATTCTGGATACAAATGACAATCCCCCCTCTCTGCTGTATCCAGAGCACTCGGAGGACCTCATTGTCCAAGAGAAGATTCCCAAGTTCACAAATGCTGGATATCTGGTGACAAAACTGTCTGCAGTGGATCTGGACTCTGGTCACAATGCCTGGTTGGTGTTTACTCTCATTGACCCCACCAGTTATTCATCATTTCAAGTGTCTAAACTCACAGGAGAGGTGAGAACTGTAAGAGGATTACAGGAGACTGAGAACATGGAGCAACAACTTGTCATTTCTATCAGTGATCAGGGGACTCCTCCATTATCCACCACAGTGACTGTACTTGTCAGCATGGCAGATGAGGTTATAGTGGAAAAACCAAAATCTGGAGACTTCCTGACCAATTCCAAACCCCCATCAGATATGACTCTGTATCTGATCATCTCCCTAGTGGCCATCAGCTTAGTGTCACTTGTCACCTTCATGATATTATTGGTGAAATGTCTGAGGAAGGACAGTTATGATTACAGCAGTAGTTGCTGCATTCTTAGTGGATCCCAATCCAAATCCTACACAGATCAGTATCAGCCGGCTCTGTACCTGAACACAGATGGGACCTTAAAATACATGGAGGTCAGGATGGTTCCTCCAGGGGCACAGGGGCAGAGTTATCAAACTATTTTACCTCCAGCCCCAGAACATCAAGATTTCAGTATTGTACAGCCTCTTAATTATCCTCAATTAAAGGATGTATATCAAGAAGTCTCATCTGAAGAGAATTTACTAAATGATGTAAACAATGTAAGTATCAATTTTACATTATATTTGGAAATACAAATATTGTATAAAATATAATCTTTGTGGTCATGATATTAATTTTCAGTTAATTATTTACAATGGTATCCTGATAATCAAGTTAAAAGCCTCTGTAAAGTGTTACCAAGCTAATTTACCCACAGTCCCAGAACAATATTTCAGTATTGAGCAGCCTTTGGACTTTCCTTAAATAAATTGCCTAGTTTAGGATTTCTCTGCAGAAGGAAATTGCTTAAATGATCCAAACAATGTAAATGAAAATTGCACTTGGTTATCGATAACATTTTGTGAGAGTTAATTTTGCTTGATTTTTTCTTGGGTCAATATTTGAAAACTTTAGTTTGGAAATATTGTGCAGCAACTTGTGATGAGTGAACATTCTTGGATAAGGTGTTAAATATGTTTGTGTTCTCGTGGctccatgtctcatggctgttcgacagctgcaacacatgcagggattacatcTTTGTTAGACATAGACTGCATCAAATCATTGATCATTGATCATTCAATGCACCTATGCTGCCATTATTCTTGCTAGTGTAAGTCCTGTATACACAGGAAGATGTGCTGCaaataaaaatgatcttttgggcaaattaaaaaattattttacccAAAGAAAGAACATTTTTGCTCATTCGTCATTGGTAATCAACAGCATGTTTAGATAGAATAAATTGAAAAATCataatccaaattttttttttcagtctttaACATAAGGTGTGCTGTTGATTTTCGTAGTGATGCACATTAGGTAATAGATAGTCTATAAGACTGCTGTAGGGCAGGTGCAGAAGACTGTAGATTCTCCCATCTGAGAGAATTGGGACGATTATTCAAATTacactctgattagagtttgatcagcaTGTGACCACAGTGAGATCCAATTCTCTGTGATGAGAATATGGAGAAAAaaatatctccatcttctccattcctgTGGAAATTGAACTGCCCTCAGATGTGCCGAGCAatattttccatggactcattgaattACGTAGCCAAGTGTAatccgaatattggatcaaacttgagcattctgcattttttttctggacATTCGCTACACTAACATTGGTCCTAGTGTGTTCCGATGCTTTATAAGATCGCACTTGGACAGAAAATCTGCTAGTCTGCTCCTGCCATTAGTTGTACCCATATTCCGAATCATTCTTTAACCTCAGTTATTACAAGACATTTTGGATCTTTCAAAGAAATAGACTTTTATGTCTATTTAAAGCTGAAAATGTTTTAGATTTCTGGTTTTATTTTTGGATGGCAGATTAGACAACTTAATAACTGACCTGGAAATTGCATGCTGCGTTTACATTTTTGTCTCTTTGCTATGTAACAATTATGACGTTGATTTTTCTTGACATTTGCTGTAAAAAGTAATGCACATTTTATACATTTATGTCCATGTGTGGGTGTGAGATTCATTTATTCTGTTCTGGATCCTGTGTATGATTTTTCAGCAATTTAAAAAAACTAAGAAAACATTGTTTCAGCATCTTATTCATAGTGTCCTTTGTACCATCCTTCAATTTTCTTATTGCAGCCTTCTTTAAATCTAACTATGTCTGAGCTGTCTACAGACATGATCTTCTATTCGTGCTCATTTTTTCAtggataaaaaaattgaaaaatatagtCATATGGGTTGTCATAAGGGAGTATATAGAACAAATAGCTGGTCAGAAAATAGTGTGTATAATGCTTTTATGAAGATTTAAATTGATTCTGCGTGCTGCTTTTTATTTGTTTTCTTTGCTAGAAATATGTATAGCTTCTTAAACATGGTAATAATTTTTAACACAACTCTACATAGTACTTACTTCAGTAAGGCATTGAATGACCTTATGGTAATGTTATAATTATTATCTTATGTTATATGATAGTCTCTATTCATACATGTGTTGGGTTCCAATCCTGGTATTCACTGCTAAGTAATCTGTAGTGTTGTGTAACTTATACCTGGAAGATCCCATTGTAAGACAAAAGGATCCATCAGAATTCAGTGGGTTCATAGGTCCCTTATAGTTGCCATTTATAGTGGTTAGGAcacttacactaccgtt
Encoded here:
- the LOC143776637 gene encoding protocadherin gamma-C5-like isoform X19, with product MDIKGFCQCWKWQVVCSFLLCSWGWVSGQLRYSIVEESEPGTLVGNVAQDLGIKRAELSQRRIHLRSEKYQRYFSVNQANGGLVVKDRIDRESLCGSSPSCLLQIEVVAENPVELFTLEIEILDINDNSPTFSSIDRIVKITELLASPGARFPLEIVKDLDVGVNGVSQYTLNTNPYFSLSVKNRKDGTLIPQLILEKVLDREEKQEHHLILTAIDGGEPARSGTCRITIVVLDINDNPPVFNQSVYKFSIRENLPLNTVILALNATDQDNEANGEIQFSFDDHTSESARKIFFLNEQNGEISINGLVDFEESNFYELSIKAEDKGFPKLEGDCIVHVEVEDVNDNPPEITFSTVSNIIPENAPTGSVVGFINVNDKDSGKNGEIKLSLSQNVPFKIRSNQNRYALVTDGNLDREETPQYTIELTASDLGSPPLYSKTSATLGVSDINDNAPVFTQSTYNAFIKENSDPGTLLCTVSATDLDEGVNSDLVYSIVESQIDGSSVSSFVYIHSNDGNIYAQRSFDYEQIQVLQITIKVEDSGSPQLSSTVFVFIFILDTNDNPPSLLYPEHSEDLIVQEKIPKFTNAGYLVTKLSAVDLDSGHNAWLVFTLIDPTSYSSFQVSKLTGEVRTVRGLQETENMEQQLVISISDQGTPPLSTTVTVLVSMADEVIVEKPKSGDFLTNSKPPSDMTLYLIISLVAISLVSLVTFMILLVKCLRKDSYDYSSSCCILSGSQSKSYTDQYQPALYLNTDGTLKYMEVRMVPPGAQGQSYQTILPPAPEHQDFSIVQPLNYPQLKDVYQEVSSEENLLNDVNNAQPNGEWRFSQAQRPGPSGAQPAEEAGVWPNNQFETERLQAMILASANEAAEGTSGLGGGTGTMGLSARYGPQFTLQHVPDYRQNVYIPGSTLTPTNAGGKRDGKGGGNKKKSGKKDKK
- the LOC143776637 gene encoding protocadherin gamma-C5-like isoform X6; protein product: MDIKGFCQCWKWQVVCSFLLCSWGWVSGQLRYSIVEESEPGTLVGNVAQDLGIKRAELSQRRIHLRSEKYQRYFSVNQANGGLVVKDRIDRESLCGSSPSCLLQIEVVAENPVELFTLEIEILDINDNSPTFSSIDRIVKITELLASPGARFPLEIVKDLDVGVNGVSQYTLNTNPYFSLSVKNRKDGTLIPQLILEKVLDREEKQEHHLILTAIDGGEPARSGTCRITIVVLDINDNPPVFNQSVYKFSIRENLPLNTVILALNATDQDNEANGEIQFSFDDHTSESARKIFFLNEQNGEISINGLVDFEESNFYELSIKAEDKGFPKLEGDCIVHVEVEDVNDNPPEITFSTVSNIIPENAPTGSVVGFINVNDKDSGKNGEIKLSLSQNVPFKIRSNQNRYALVTDGNLDREETPQYTIELTASDLGSPPLYSKTSATLGVSDINDNAPVFTQSTYNAFIKENSDPGTLLCTVSATDLDEGVNSDLVYSIVESQIDGSSVSSFVYIHSNDGNIYAQRSFDYEQIQVLQITIKVEDSGSPQLSSTVFVFIFILDTNDNPPSLLYPEHSEDLIVQEKIPKFTNAGYLVTKLSAVDLDSGHNAWLVFTLIDPTSYSSFQVSKLTGEVRTVRGLQETENMEQQLVISISDQGTPPLSTTVTVLVSMADEVIVEKPKSGDFLTNSKPPSDMTLYLIISLVAISLVSLVTFMILLVKCLRKDSYDYSSSCCILSGSQSKSYTDQYQPALYLNTDGTLKYMEVRMVPPGAQGQSYQTILPPAPEHQDFSIVQPLNYPQLKDVYQEVSSEENLLNDVNNQAQPNGEWRFSQAQRPGPSGAQPAEEAGVWPNNQFETERLQAMILASANEAAEGTSGLGGGTGTMGLSARYGPQFTLQHVPDYRQNVYIPGSTLTPTNAGGKRDGKGGGNKKKSGKKDKK
- the LOC143776637 gene encoding protocadherin gamma-C5-like isoform X1, producing the protein MDIKGFCQCWKWQVVCSFLLCSWGWVSGQLRYSIVEESEPGTLVGNVAQDLGIKRAELSQRRIHLRSEKYQRYFSVNQANGGLVVKDRIDRESLCGSSPSCLLQIEVVAENPVELFTLEIEILDINDNSPTFSSIDRIVKITELLASPGARFPLEIVKDLDVGVNGVSQYTLNTNPYFSLSVKNRKDGTLIPQLILEKVLDREEKQEHHLILTAIDGGEPARSGTCRITIVVLDINDNPPVFNQSVYKFSIRENLPLNTVILALNATDQDNEANGEIQFSFDDHTSESARKIFFLNEQNGEISINGLVDFEESNFYELSIKAEDKGFPKLEGDCIVHVEVEDVNDNPPEITFSTVSNIIPENAPTGSVVGFINVNDKDSGKNGEIKLSLSQNVPFKIRSNQNRYALVTDGNLDREETPQYTIELTASDLGSPPLYSKTSATLGVSDINDNAPVFTQSTYNAFIKENSDPGTLLCTVSATDLDEGVNSDLVYSIVESQIDGSSVSSFVYIHSNDGNIYAQRSFDYEQIQVLQITIKVEDSGSPQLSSTVFVFIFILDTNDNPPSLLYPEHSEDLIVQEKIPKFTNAGYLVTKLSAVDLDSGHNAWLVFTLIDPTSYSSFQVSKLTGEVRTVRGLQETENMEQQLVISISDQGTPPLSTTVTVLVSMADEVIVEKPKSGDFLTNSKPPSDMTLYLIISLVAISLVSLVTFMILLVKCLRKDSYDYSSSCCILSGSQSKSYTDQYQPALYLNTDGTLKYMEVRMVPPGSQGQSYQTNVPPAMEQQDFSFMRSLDFSHMNVMVKDPTVASDSTAMNALTDTEKQAQPNGEWRFSQAQRPGPSGAQPAEEAGVWPNNQFETERLQAMILASANEAAEGTSGLGGGTGTMGLSARYGPQFTLQHVPDYRQNVYIPGSTLTPTNAGGKRDGKGGGNKKKSGKKDKK